The Arvicola amphibius chromosome 6, mArvAmp1.2, whole genome shotgun sequence DNA window TCTGGCTATATGTCCAGGAGTGGTATATTTGAGACACGGTGTAGATCTAACCACCACCCAGATTTCTAACGTGTACTCCTCATGCCAAAGTCCATGAAGGTTCTCTATTtccttccctcattttttttaactatcaTTTTTGTTGGTTTAAagttttagccattctgacaggagtaagaaagacaatctcagagtagttttatttgcatttccctgtatGTTTAAGGGTGAGaatatcttttcaaatattttttttaaatatttatttatttattatgtatacaatattctctctgcatgtatgcctaaaggccagaagagggcaccagaccccattacagatggttgtgagccaccatgtggttgctgggaattgaactcaagacctttggaagagcagtcagtgctcttaaccgctgagccatctctccagcccctcaaatattttttttagtcatttatatttttcttttgagaactctgtgtTCAGTTCCATAGaatttaattgggttgtttgttttttttcatggtgtttaACTTTGGAGTTCCTAGTATATTCTAGACTCTGGCCATCTGTCAGGTGTATAGTTGGCAAAGGTTGTTATCTTCCTCCATTTTGTAGGCCGCCTTAACACTTTCCTTTGCAGCACAGAAGCATTTTAGTGTTCTGAAATTCCACTTGTTGATTGTTGATCTTGTATCTGGGTCACCTGGAGTCTATTCAGAAAATCCTTACCGGAGTGTACATCGTGACCTGTACCCCCTACTCTTCCTTCTAGAAATTTAAGGGTTGACTTTGAGATCTTTAATCCCTATGGAACCAATCTGTGtaaggctgagaaagaaagatcaagtttcatttttctacatgtagaTAGTTTTCTTaatatcatttgttaaagatgccatCTTTTCTCTTAAGTATGATTTTGGCATCTTTTTTTTCACAGTCcataaagactttttatttatgtttatatctcTAGAAAAAGAATCCTATGATTTTCCCTCCTGTGTGCTTTCGTCTTGCCTCTTCATGGTCCATGATGCCAGCTGAGGTGGTCAGTACAATGAAGCCGAACTGACGGGACGGGAGCAGATTGTTCTGCCATTTTTCTAGGTCTTTGAGTTGCACATCAAATCTAGGGCTTATCACTCCACACTTGTTCAACCTGCCTGTGAGGTTCACGACGATCTTCCCAGCTCTGTGGTCGTCAATGATTTCAAACTCACCAATGTAACTGTGCTTCATCATCACGGTTAGGAACCGAACGGTGACTTTGGAGCAGGGCCTGATGAGGACCTGGCGTTTGCCTCTCTTCTCTGCATTGTTGATGCTCTTGAGAGCATCAGCCAGGATGTTCATGCGCACCATGGTGGTGGCGTGGGAAGATGGCGGAAAGAGCTTGGCATCTTTATGTATAAGAAATCAGGTAACTGTGCCATGTGGACTTACATCTGGGTCCTCACTTCTATTCCATTGACCAACGTGTTTAGTTTTTGTGCAAATATAATGCTGTTTTTACTATTAGCCTCTATAGTATCATTTGCAATCAGGTATGATGATACCTCCGGCAGAGTTTTTATTGTTCAGGCTTGTTTGCCTCTCTGGGCTCTTTTCTGATTCTATACAAATTTTATGattgtttttttaagaattttgtgaagaattgttttaGGATTTGATGAGGGTTAAGTctgtagattgcatttggtagaATGACCACTTTCATAATATTAATCCTGCCAGTCCATGGACATGGGAtggctgtctgtctctctgttttctttactatctttctttgttgttttaggTTTTATATTTTAGAGGGTCCCCCCCCCTTGGCTAGGCATATTccaaggtatttatttatttgaggctattgtgaaaggcgttcatttcctgatttctttctcagtccttttatctTTGGCATATAGGAAGGCTACTAAACCCaaacatctttattctttttacttttaaatgtatgagtgctttgtctgcatgggactgaagtTGCAGGGCGTTGTTGGCCACTATGTGAGTGcagggaaccaaacctggatcctttggaagaggagtaagtacccttaaccactgagacatttttCCGTGTATAGCgcagatatttttaaatacctCTTTATGTATCCAGACTCCTttctaaatagtttttttttaaatatttatttatttatttattatgtatacaattttctgtctgtgtgtatccctgcaggccagaagaaggcaccagaccccattacagatggttgtgagccaccatgtggttgccgggaattgaactcaggacctttggaagagcaggcagtgctcttaacctctgagccatctctccagcccctctaaatagttttaataaaaagagagGATATTAGGATATGACCAGAAGACAGGGAGTCAGTGGGATGGAATTTTCCTCTTTCAGTGATCAAAGTTTCAAACATATTTGTATGCAGGAAGAAATAAACCTATGGAGGAAAAATTATATGAAACCAACCTGGAAGTATGATTAATAAGCTGATATCCCAGAGAAACCCAGAAAAATCAAATCAGAAGCAACTTTGGAGATCATTGTCTTATATCCAGACAGAGACTTGAATCTACAAGAAAGGAGTTAAGAGTAAAAACTCTAGAATAGTCAAAAACAGTTGTGGAGAACATCATGGAGGCCAGTTCTGGTGGCCccattttctaaacaaaatacGAGATAGGGGATACATAATTAGATAAGGGAAAAGTGGTATAGGCATGGCATGTCAGATTAGGGACCATGAGTCTAAAGTGATACTACTTTGCTGTTTGGGGAAGTACAAATTCATGTTATCACTCACAAGATTCTAGGCTTGCAGGAGAACAATGAGGCTAGGAGGAAGTTGAGTGGTTGGTAAAGTGGAGTCAGGAGGACTGAGAGAATCTAAGAACAGTATGGTTAGGGTTTGATATGGAATGTGGAAAGAAAGGAGGTCCCAGAGGGAAGTCAATGAGATCAAGCTTTTTGATGAGTAGTCAGTTCTGTACTGAAAAGTTACGGCATGATACATGAAGTGGGCAGCTGAGTGAGATAATCAGATAGGGAAGAgaatatctttgtgtgtgtgctgtccaCAGTCATAGCATCTCTAGCTTGCTGTGACTGGTTCAATTTGGGGCAAGAGGTATAGCATACTCCAGGTGAGCTGTCCTtaatattattagttatgaagGTTATAGAGGCAAACTGGCCTTGAATGAGCAGAGGGGGACCCGGTGAATGCTGTCCTTACCATTGTCCCATGGTAAGTCAGGAGAGGGGTAATATACACTTCAAGgggggcgggggctggagagatggtttcagGCCAAGGTTCAAGATACAAATAGACATACAGAAGTCAACTATATACCAGTAATGAGTTTGCTGAGgggaaaaaacaggaaaaatttcTGTTCATaatggcttaaaaataaaatacctaagaATAAACATATCCAAGAAGGCAAAAGGTCCCTATGATGAACACTAAAACACCAAAacaagaaactgaggaagacagaaagacctcTATGCTCATGGATTGATAGACTATATTGTAAAAATAGATATATTACTGAAAGTGATATACTAATTCAATAAAGTCCTATCAAAATTCCACTGacttttttttggagaaattgaaaaaaaatataaattattacaaatcagaaaagccaGAATAGCCAAAGTAttccaaagcagaaagaaaagtgcAGAAAGCATTATACCTGATTTTGAAATGGACTACAAAGCCATAGACAAAGACAGCATGGTACTGATACACAAACAGACAAGCAATAGTATAGAACTACAGTCTTCTCATTCCTGTCCATGCaatcctgaggaccagagttcagatttcCAGGCCCATATACAACCTGAGCAGGTGTGGTGTCTTCCTACACTCAGAAAGAGAGATGGACTCCCCAAAGTAAATCTAGCTAGCTGAACCAGTGTGCTCTGGGCTCAAGTGAGAGATCTTGCCTCCGAATGTCGGTTGAAGAGAGATCAAGGAAGGCACCCAACTTTTGGCTTGCATATGTGCATGCTgccatgagcacacacatagaTTCCCAACATATTAACATACATGTTAACATCCATGCACGgctacatatatatcacatacaccaagataactcttataaagtagtggaaaaaatggaagagaataattttttgttgatgtagctatGGATTTCAGTTAcaccaacgtgtgtgtgtgtgtgtgtgtgtgtgtgtgtgtgtgtgtgtgtgtggtgataacATTCACACAAATTATACTCTAAACTGTGATGTCCCagctttgttccttttcattcAAGATTGGTGTTGGCTATGTGGGGTCTTGTGTTTCCTGGTAAagtttcagattttctttttctatgagaATGTCATTGGGATTTTGATATGGATGTCACTGAATTAGTGGAGTACCTTTAGTCACATGACCACATCTGTGATGTTAATTCTTTCGAGCCAAGAACCCAAAAAtccttttgtttataaatatcgTTTTCAGTTCCTGTCACCAATGTCTCACGATTCTCAATATATCTTAAGAACAGGTAATTTATgctgatatctctctctctctctatctatctatcatctatctacctatctatctatctatctatctatctatcatttatctatttatctatcatctatctatctatctatcatctatctatctatctatctatcatctatctatctatcatctatcaagtTGCTTTTTAAATACTTGTAGTGTGTACAGTTTTCTCCACATGGGACCAGTGATTATGAAGTATCCTCTTCCCGTCAAACCACAAATTGAGTAGTAGCTGGGTCTCTAGGCAACACGTttaaaacagagacaggagatgcTATGAAGACTTTCACAGCCCTTACCTGAGACCTTGACCAGATGCAAGAGTTTGGTCTCTGAGCAATGGccataattaaattaaaatattaggcAGATCTTTCTCTCATTACCCCTGTCCAGTCCTTATTTTAAGACTTTCATGCATTTAATGCACTTACCTTAAAAAGAAGCATCAAGCAGTCCTCTCTATGACTGACACATGATGTCTTAcccttccctgctcctcctctttcctgccacctccttcctttcttctccccatctTATTTCTTCCTATCCTTTTTCCTGTCTCCAGACACTGAATGGGTCACTCCAGGAACACTTGAAACCTAGTTCCATGTAATCctatcttgaatttttttcctttttttttccccacattgACCCCAATTTTGAAACTCAGTCATTATGAATGGTTCAGAGACTCAGCATAATTTATATTCATTCACCAAATGAATAATTGAGAATATGAAAACACCCattgattattttggttttggtttaaagAAAACGTGTAGAGGGGTGCAGATGGTTTGGAGAAATGGCCTCTGATGTTCTACGACACAATAGGGTAATGAATCAAATAATTCAGAATAGCTTCTAGAGAGGACTTTAAATGTCCTTAACAGAGAAATGACAAATGTCGGTGTCATACTGATATGATCACTACCCCTGTACTGGTACATTGACACATCACACACTGTAGCTCCAAACATGCAGTTACTTCATGTCAGTCAAAAATAAAGACTGGGAAATGCTAAGGAGCCTGAACAGCAGGGGGCAGTAAAacatgctttttttcccctcctcacaGTAATGGGCTTTCAACATAGTCTAGCACTTCATTAATATTGGCTTcctgtgtgaaagagagaggaagatagaTAGAAAGCGTGTGAAAAGTGCCAAACCTAAAGGCTGG harbors:
- the LOC119816921 gene encoding 40S ribosomal protein S15a-like is translated as MVRMNILADALKSINNAEKRGKRQVLIRPCSKVTVRFLTVMMKHSYIGEFEIIDDHRAGKIVVNLTGRLNKCGVISPRFDVQLKDLEKWQNNLLPSRQFGFIVLTTSAGIMDHEEARRKHTGGKIIGFFF